A window of Candidatus Cloacimonas sp. genomic DNA:
ATAATTTAAATTTTACTTCATTGAAACGCTGATAATTATCGGTAAAAGGGACATAAGATATGGGTGGAGCTTATTTGCTCTCAAATTGCCAGGCGCCATCCCAAGTGTCCCAATTAATGATATCAAAGCGATTTAGCATAATTTTGGTTGGTTCATCAGTGGGCATAAGCAACAAGACCTCTTCAAACAGGGCTTTTGCTTCCCTTTGATGTTTGGCAATCAGCAAGTTTAAAGCGGATTCATATTGATGGAATATTTGGGCGAGGTCGGGTTTATTTTGCATATTTGCAGAGGTATCTATAACTTCGTAAATATCACAGGACTCATTTTTTCCTTTCACTTTCACACGGTCCAAATGACGGCAGAAGAAGTTATTTTTCACTGCCTGAAAAGTAAAATCGTCTATTATAATTGAGGTCTGATAGAATTTATTAAGTCCTTCCAAGCGAGAACCGAAATTCATTTTGTCGCCGATGCCGGTATAGTTGAAAATTCTATCAGAGCCGATATTGCCAACAATTATTTCTCCCGTGGCAATGCCGATTCCAATTTGGAAATTGTGCAGAATGGGGTGGTTTTGATATTCCTCTTGCAGCACGGAGGATATTTCACAAATGGAAAGAGCACTTTGGACGGCATTAATTTCAAAACCTGCATAAGTAACCGGTGCTCCAAATAAAGCTAAGATGGCATCGCCCACATATTTATCGAGAGTTCCTCTCTGCTCTATGATAATTTGTGTGGCAAGGTTAAAATACTTGTGCATAAAAGATGTTATTTCTGTGGGAGTTAACTGTTCGCAGAGAGTGGTAAAATTACGCACATCCGCAAATAAAACGCTTATGTATTTCTTTTCTCCCCCCGCTTTTAGTTTTTCCGGTTCCTTCATCATTTGACCGATGACCTCAGGGGAAACATAATGTTCAAAGGCATCTCTAATTTTCTTTTTTTCTTTGCCCTGTTCGTGTGCCTGAGTGAAAAACATTGCTAAAAAGCCAAATACCCAAGGAATAAGAAGCGTGGAATAAGTATAAGTATAACTTGCTTTTGCATACAAAATATAAACTGCGGGCAGGGAAAGCAGGGAAATAAAGAGAAATAATCCGATCGAAAATAATGGTTTACTGCGAGGAATGATGAATGCCAGACAAATCAAGACGACGATATTGATGCCTAAAAGCCACCAATTGTTTATCCAGTGTATATAATCCTCCTCCAGCAAATTGCACATAAAAGTGGAATGTAATTCTACTCCTGGGTAGCTTCTGTCGAGAGGTGTTATTTTGTTGTCTTTCAATCCGTAGGCAGAAGTCCCCACTAAAATTATGCGGTCTTGAAAATAACCTTTCGGTATCCTGTGAAACAAAACATCGGAAAAAGAAATGTAACGAAAAGAGTGGCCAGGCCCATAATATTTAAAATAAAACAACCCCTCGGGACTTAAGGGTAACTCACTCACCGTTTCCTTTCCGGAAATCAATTTGCAGTTTCGGTTCACTTCAATTTTATCGATGCCTAATAAATCTAAACAGAGCTGCATACTGAAATTTACATACATCTTTCCGTTGTATTGAAAAAAAAGAGGATAATCGTGTATTTTTCCTGAAACATCAGGTGTAATGTTTCCAAACCCAATTCCTTTTGCCGCTTTGGTAAATTCTGCAATAGGAGGAACGGGGTATTGCAAATTGAGATAAAATTTGGGCTGAATATTCCACGCAATCAATTTGTCAGGCAACGCTCCCGTATAAGAGGGATAATCGCTATTAAACATTGCCAAATATACATTTCCCGCATTTCTCATTGCCTCGGTAAAATTGTTATCGGTGCTAAAAGCATCCAAAATATGTTCCGGATTTGGGCCCAATTTATCAAAGCGAGCGGACATTCGCTGGCGCGCAAAACCTTTTATGCTATCGGTTTCCGTGAAAAAAACATCAAAAGCAATCGCCAGTGGCTTATCTTCAGCCAGGATGTTGACTAAATCGGCAAAAAATATGCTGGGCCAAGAAGAGAATTGGCCTAAGTCCTTGATGCTTTTTTCATCTATGTCTATTATGCAGATCTGATCATAAACCCCTTCATTTTCGTCGTGAGTGAAAGTATTATATGCTTGCAAAATATTATCATAAATGCCTAAATCCAAGGTCTTCAGTAAAATGCTAAATACCGGCAGATAAGGCAGGAGAAGGGATATGACCAGAATTAACAGAGCTATTAAGTAATAACGAAAGTGGGGCATAGAAGCTCTATCTGTCAATTTTCAGGTGGTAAACTATCCAAAGTGGAGCTATCGGGAAAATCCTCCTTTAGTTGTTGAATGTGCTTTTTCAGCTTGATGCCATCTCCAAGCTGGTCATAAATTAAGATTAAACAAGTATGAGAGAGCTCGGCATCTTTACTTAAAGGCGCTTGTTCTACGATTTTTTCAAAAAGGTCAGCTGCTTTGGCATAGTCCTTGTTATCAAAATAAGTAAGTGCATCTTCTATTTTGTAATGCGGTTCGGAAAACCAGAATAATTGGCTTTCAGGAAGAAATTCTGCTTCTTCTCTTCTAATGCCGGCAACATTACTGGCAGTGCGTTGATTGCTCTGAACCCTTAAAGCGCTGATTCTATTCCACATTTTATTTTTATAATCAGGATTGGACAGTGCTGCCGTTTCCAGTTTATTGATATTTATTTCCGTGTTGGCATCGATAATGGAAACGCTGCCATTGTTCCATTGAATTTCTGCTTTGGAATCTGGTCCCGTTTTTATATATCCTTCTGGTTGCACATCCGAATGTAAAGTTGCCTTTTTATAAGTGAGATTGGCGGATGCTTTATACTGAACTTCGCCTACCATAAAACGGATTTTACCTATGGAAACGGCGAAAATGGATAAAGCCATTCCGATTATAAAGATAGTAAGAATAAATTTCTTCATAGTTATTCTCCTATGTTCAATAGCTCAGAATACATCTGAGGATTCACTTTTTTGAGGATCGTTTTATCACTCATTAGGTTAAAATATTCTCTTGCTTGGATTTGATTGCCGCATCTAAATTCCAAGATGCAGAGATTTCTTAATATCGAATCGGTATTTTGGTTCAAACTCATTGCTTGCAAGTAATTAGTTCTGGCGGCAGCAAAATCATTATTATTCAGCTGCAAATTGCCCAGATTGATTAAAGCGGCAAGGTTTTGAGGGTCTTTTGCAAGGATATGATTCCAAAGTTCTGCGGCTTTTTCAGCTCGATTGTTCTCTACGCACCAAAGAGCATATTGATTGGCTACATTAAAATTGGTGGGATATTTTTGCAGAGTGGCAATGAATTCTTCTTCGCGAGAAAGCTTTTCCATCAGCATAATGCTTTCCATATCTCTTTGGTATTGCGAAATCGCTGGCACATTGTTGTTAAATTCTTTAGGGGAAATTGACTCGGTGCAAGGAGCCGGAGGATAAAGTTTATGCAGGGTGTCAAACTCCATTAATTCTGGATATATACCTTTGCTGAGCAATAGATTGTATTGTTTGGCAGCTTCATTCCAGCTAACTGAAAATGATTCTTTGCCTAAAAGAGTCGTCTCCAAAGGTAACCAATATTTTCCATTGTCGGAGATGAATCGGTTTAATTCAAAACCGCCGGCAAGTATTTCTTCCGTATTCATACCGGTATTCATAACCAATACAACATGGCCTGGAATATCTAAAAATCCACATTGGATTCCGATAACCGATAAAGAGGAAGCTAATAAAACAAGTAAATCATCACAATCGCCTGCCTTCTGCTTTAAGGTCTGGAAGGGGAATTGAACATAATCAACGGTACTTGTGGCTAAATTGGCAGAAGAATTGTCGGATATGTATTTAAGACCGTTTACATTATAATAACTCCAAATCTGAACAGCTCTTTGGATTTTTTTGTTTAAGGATGAAGTTGGCTGGGTTTGAAAAAGCTGGATTATTTGCGTATTAACGAAATTGCGTAAATTTTCGTCGGCAGGATTGACAAAACAGGCATATTGTTTGCGCTCGTTCCAGTCCATGGAATTAATGCTTTGAGCATAGATTACACCGCTTTTGTGATCGCTTTTGGCATTTTTGTCAAAAACCCATTCCACCTGCATATCAACTGCAAAAGTAGTTGGTCCGTATTTACATAAATCCAATATTTCTTTATTTAAGGGAGCTATGATATCAACCTGTTGTTCTGCCCCTCCCATCAAAGAGGGAATTATCGTCTGAAAAGGACGATCGGTAATTTGAGGAATGGTAACGGTTACGGTGATGTGTTCCAAAGATATGTTGCGTGTATTAAAGAGAGTTAGAGTCCCTATGGGATGGGTTTGAAAATAGCCAATCAAAGCAGGATATAATATATAAAACTCCGAAAAAGATATTTCCACTTCAGGTCTGGTTTCATTGTAGTATCTTCTGGTTTCTTCTGTTTTTAAGGCCTTATCCTGAATGACGAGGTTATCGGGGTCATATTGTAAAGCAATCTGAATTTCTCTCCAGGCATCATCATAACGATGCTCTTTAACTAATAAATCATGATAAAATTCGTGATAGGCGGTAGTGGTGCTATCTATGGCAATATACTGATAAATATTATCCATCACTGCCAAAGCTTCGCTATAACGCATTTCTTTATCCAGGGCTTGAGCGTATGCAAAGCCATAGTTTACATCGGTGGGGACTTTCTGATAAGCAATGGCAAAATTTTCGGTTGCTTCTTTGGCTTTGCGATTTTTGGCATAAGCGCTCCCCAGAGAGTAGTAATATTCTGCCACACTGGGATTTAGATGAATGGCATCGGTATATTTATCAACTGCATAAGCATAATTTCCAGCGGCAAAAAAGCAATCACCCATCAGCTTTTGAATAACATCTGCGCCCTGATTGTTAAACTTGGTCATTAATCTTTGCAGGTAATTGAGAGCCGCCTCATAATCGTTATTTTTTAGAAGAAGTTCGCCCATTTTCAGGTTATTGTCCAGATTATCCTCTTGGGCAATCAATTCACGCATAAAATTTAGCGCGGCAGGATAGTTTTCCGTTTTTTCTTCCGCATAAACTTGATAGCGTAAAATGTCCGCATCCCGATTATATTTTTCTACATAGATATTGCAGAGGTCCTTAACTTTATAGTAATTTCCATCCAGATAATACAGAGAAATCAGTTCGTGCAAAATACTTTTATCGTTGGGATTGGAATATCTTTCCAATGCTGCGATGCCAAGATTATAAGCATTCATCATTTTGTATATTTCTGCTCTTTGAATTACTGTATCGATTCCTGCGCCAATAATTTTTTCCAGTGAATCAATGCTGCCTATTGCTTTTTCAAATTCATTGCGGCTGATGTAAAGCTGGGCTTCCTTCAAACAATTATCGGTTATTTCTTCGGCAAAATTAACTCCCGTAAAGGTTTTGGAGGCAAGTTGCAATGCTATAACGGCTTCTGGATAATGTTTGTTTTCAGATAGATAGCGCGCATAAGAATAGGCATCTGCAATTTCTTCCGAAGAGGGACCGGCTTTATTATCCGCAGAAAGTGATTGAACCGTGTATGTGCAAATTTCTTTTTGGGGCTTATCAATGACAAAGTGGGGTTCATTTACTGTGTAAGTAAAAATTTCTGAACTTCTTTTCTCCGTAACGATCCAGCGTGAAATACCTTCTGCAACTTCCCAGGAAAGCACTGCTTGTTTACTGGAATTTACTGTAAAAAATACGGTCTGCGGTTTCTGGGGGCTATAATAAAAAGTAAGAAGCCGCGCACAATTTGCTGTTTTATCACATATTAAGAGTGTTTTAGTGTAAGGATTATAACGGAGTAAACTGATGTCCGCGAAGCAAGGAAAAGTGCCTTTTACATTTTTGGCGAAATAGCGATGTTCATTTATGCCATTATAGATGATGTTCAGCTGTTGAGTAATTCCATCAATGTAGCCCACCCGGTCTTCGTAAAGCAGATCAAAAGTAGATATCTTACCAGCACTGGTTACCAATTGCAGAGTGTTATCTTCCGTTAAAGATAGCTTGTAAATGACAGTGTCATTAGCCAAAAAATAAAGGTCTTGTCCGCTAATTCTTAATAGTTGGGGTTTCAGGACTTTGCTTTTGAGGTCTATATTACGAATATGTGCGGTATTTTCATCAAAAACGGCTATGCGAGAATTTCCCCAGTCAGCTATATAAATCATTCCTTCTTTATCAACGGCAATGCTTTTGGGCGAATTTAAACAACCATTTTGAGAACCCTTATTGGCAAAGGACTCGATATAATCACCGCTCAATCGGTCATAAACGAAAACCTTGCTTGCTTTAGTATCCAATGCTAACAATTTGTCATTATCTATGGCAAGGGCATTGAACCCTTTAACCCCTTTATTCTTTTCCTTGGCAGCATAAATATTGAAAATGGTAGAGTCCTTATCTACGCAGGTTATGGCGTCGGTTATTTTTTTGGTTTTGTCCTGAGGGATAGTTGTTTTGTGGATATAATATTTTGTGCCATTCAAATAGAGATAGTCAATTGATTGTGGTTCATCGCTTTCAGATAACTTGGGTCTTAAAGTGAGCTGAGGTATTTCCACAGGTTTTGTATTTGAATATTCATCATCTACATAGAGTTTCAAAGAACGAACTTTGCCATCGAGAATGCCTACCAAGGTTTTTCCATTATATGGTATGGCTTTAATGGCTGTCGGCTGTTGAAAAGACACCATAGATTCGTTTTTATTTTTAGAGCCCCAAGTTGAGCGCGGCAATAAATTGCCCATCGCATCAACCTTGCCTATTTTCGTGCAGATTGAATAGATAACATATAATTCGTTATATTGATTGACGGCTACATCCAATAGCTTATCCGGTTTATTTTCCGGCGTGGCAAGCACAATGCTATTATCTGAAACTAAATCCTGATTATATAAAATAACGGCTTGATTTTGCCCCAGATTAACCAAAATTCTAATTTTCTGGTCTTTGCTCAGGCACATTGAAAGGGGCATCATAACCTGAACTTTGCCTAAAAACATACCTTCGTTGGTGAAAGACAAAAGCTCATTGCGTCCAGAATCTAAAATGTAGATATATCCTTGGTAATTTACCAAAATGCGAATTGCATTGCCAAACTGAATGTCAGGAGAGCCCTTTGTAGATATAGTGCGTAGATATTTGCCTTCATAGCTGTATATATAAATGGCGCTGGCTTTGGAATCCAGCACATAGAGTGAATTTTCATCTCCAGTAAGATCATTAATTTTTGTCCCTACAGGCAGCTTAATGAAAACTGGTCCTAAAAATGCCTTCTGGGTAATATCCCATGCTTTGATTATTCCTCTGCCGTTATCCACACAATAGGCAATATTACCTTCAAGATGAAAACAATCTACGCCAAAAGCATCTTTCTTATCTTTGGATGCAGAAACCATTTGTAGGGGTTTTGGTATAGCCCAAAGAAACGCCCAACCAATTAGAATAATAACGCTCATAGATAGTGATTTTTTCATAATCACTCCCTTCTTGTTGTCCTAACCATTAAAATAATCAAAAAAAGCCATAAAGCAAATATCTTTTGCAAAAAAGAGGGTTTCAGGAATATTATTTACAATCTCCCTGTATTTGCCTACACATTATTTTCCCAGGACTATTTATATGTCATAAAGATAAATCTGTGGTTATTATGTCAAGCAAAAATATTTTGGCTGCGTTGCAAGTGATAATAAATTGACTCATTGCCAAATATTTTTTGTTTTCGGCAAACCCAATCCAAGGAATATGCCAGCTACTTCTTTTTTATACCTGGGCGTTTGATAACGAGTAAAAAAAATACCCAATGGAATTTGCCGAACCGAAATTCGGCAATCCATTTAGGTATATTTGCCAGGTTATTAATTTTCTTTCATAAAGGGATATCTATAATCGCAATCTGGAACAAAGTTCTCTTTTATAGACCGAGCCGAAATCCATCTTTGCAAATTTAAAGCGGAGCCAGCTTTATCGTTTGTTCCGGAAGATCTCCCGCCGCCAAAAGGTTGTTGACCAACCACTGCACCAGTTGGCTTATCATTTATATAAAAGTTTCCGGCGCTGTGCATTAAAACATTGTTCGCTTCCAAAATAGCTTTTCTATCTTGAGCAAAAATAGAACCGGTTAAACCATAGGGAGAGGTTTTATCGCATAGTTCCAGAATTTTGTGATAATCGCATTCAGGATATACATAAACGGTTAAAACGGGACCGAAAATTTCTTCTTGCATAGTGCAGAACATCGGATCGGTTGTTTTAATAATGGTTGGCTGGATAAAGTAACCTATGGAATCGTCACATTTTCCTCCCCAAACAATTTCGGCGTCAGCAGATTTTTCCGCTTGCTCGATATAGCCCTTTATTCTATCATAGCTTTCTTTATCTATCACGGCATTGATGAAGTTAGAAAAATCTTGCACATCTCCCATTTTAACCGTATTCAACATTTCCATCATTTCTTTTGACCATTGGTCGTAAAGATTGTCTGGAATGTATAAACGGGAAGCCGCGCTACATTTCTGACCTTGAAATTCAAAAGCACCCTTTAAACAGGCAACTGCCAAAGCTTTTACATCGGCTGATGTATGGGCAAAAATAAAATCTTTGCCACCTGTTTCACCTACAATTCTGGGATATGATTTATAGAGATGAATATTATTGGCAGTCCGTTTCCAGATGTTATTAAAGACATTAGTACTGCCAGTAAAATGGATGCCTGCCAGGCAAGGAGAATCTATTATGAAATTACTTATTTCAGCCCCGGAACCGGGAAGAAAGTTAATTACTCCATCTGGCAGACCTGCCTCTTTTAATATTTTCATAATAAAATAGCCACTATAAACCGCTGTTCCGGCAGGTTTCCAAATAACTGTATTTCCCATTAAAGCAGGAGCGGTAGGTAAATTTCCTGCTATGGAAGTAAAATTGAAGGGAGTAATGGCAAAGATAAAACCTTCCAAAGCTCTGTATTCAGAGAAGTTCCATTCTCCCTTGGGCGAAACCAAGGGCTGCTGTTCATAAATTTTTTGGGCATAGTAAGCATTAAAGCGCCAAAAATCAATAAGCTCACAGGCAGAATCAATCTCCGCTTGATATACATTTTTGCTCTGTCCAAGCATTGTGGCTGCATTTAGCAAAAAGCGATATTTGGTAGAAAGGAGTTCAGCCGCTTTCAAAAAAATAGCGGAACGATGATAAAAGGGCATATTTTCCCAATCAGTTCTTGCTTGCATAGCTGCTTCCACAGCCAAATCAATTTCCTGTTTACCTACTTTGTGATATTTCGCCAATAGATGTTTATGATTATGTGGCTCAATACAATAGCCAAAATTTCCGGTTTTAATTTCTTTGCCGTTGATGATGGCAGGAATTTCCAAAAAATCATTGCTGAGTTCCTGCAGCTTTATTTTCAGTTTGTCTCTTTCGGGTGAGCCGAGGGCATAAGAATAAAGTTGCTCATTTTTGGGAACGGGAACGGTAATAAACATTTTTATCTCCTTGTGTTTTAGTTCGTTGAAAATAGGTGAAAAGGAGAAATAAGCATAGCAAGAATGGACACAATTATCCTGTGTCTATATTTCTCACCTTTTCACACTGGAAGGCATATCCGTTTCCAGATAAACCCTATCGGCCAATACCCTTGCCTGAGAGGTTTAGGAATATTGGCTCGGTGATGAATCAACTTTTTTTATTTAGGATAATTAGTCAAGGATTGTAAAATATTTCACCCTCGGAACTATTTCAAGGGTTAGCTGAGCTTGGTCTTTATACATTAGTAAAATAAAAAAAGCCCGGCTTTTTTCACCGGGCTTGCCAAGTTAAATATTAGTATGCTATATTACTTGAAATTTAGCTGCAAAGTTGTTCCAACGGCGTAATTGGTAACATCGCTATTATCATTATCGCCTACGGCTCCATAAATATCCAGATTTAAGATATCTTCAATCAGCTTGCATTCTACACCGCCATTAAGTTCCATTCCTTGATCGGAAACTATTCCTGCCGCGGCAAAAAGGGTATAATTATCCGCCACAGGAAAACGGAAAGAGCCAACAGCACTTATTAAAGCATCCTGATTATTATGGTATATATTGTCATTCCAATAGAGATTCAATCCATCGTTGATCAGATTAATACCATAGATAAACAGTCCATTATGATAGTAATGGCTGTAAGGAACCAAAGCATTTTTGGAAGCACAAAGAACATCTGCTCCCAATTCCACGGGGGCAAGATCAAATTTAGCATTTATTGCCGCTCCCAATCCAATATTATCATCACCATTTATAAACTGATAGCATAAAAAAGGTGTCAGATCTAAAGTTGCGGGACCTACTTCCAAAGTGGCATAAGGTAAAAGAGTAACTTCACCATCATCCGGTATATCATTATAGCCAATAAAACCATTTACGCCCCAGTCAACGGGAGATGTTGCTGTTAGAGAGCCCAACAAAACAGTATAATCATCGTGCTGATAATGAAATCCCTCGTAATTTTTTAGTAAGCCGACTTGCAGATTCATATCCGACAAATCTTTGGTAAGCATTACTCCAGCAAAATAATCATCCAAAATCAAGCCGCGATGATCTGCCCAATATTGAAGTCCAACCTTAATGTTAGAATTGATTGATTGCATCAGATAATCAAGATACAATTCACTGGTTTTAATATTTACCCCATTAGTTCCTACATTGCCGCCGGAATTATTGTCTCCCCAGTAAATTTCTCCAATCTGGAAGGCAGCCCTGAAATCCAAGCCATTTGTGATATTGGAATCCAACCCAATGCGCAAACGAGTGTTAACATCGCCTCCGTCATTTTTAAAAGGATCGTTATAAGCGGCACCGCGGGTGAGCAATTCACCTTCATAATTAAAATCAATTGCGCCTAAAATGCCGACCAACAACAGGATTGATATAAGGATAGAAACTTTTTTCATTTTTTTGCTCCTTTGTTTTTTTTAGATTCACAATATAATATAAACAACTTGTGTCTGCTTGGCAAGCGATTTTCCTGCCTATTTTGGGCAGCCGACATAAAATATTTTGGGGGGAATATAAAAAAGGGGGGATGAGAATAAAAAATAGTAGCGGGCACACATAATCCATATCATTGTAATTTAAGCGATTAAATGTTTTCCCTGTCTCACCTATTTCTTTGGCTATATAAAAGTAAAAGATACACAGAAGCTAACTTAATATTCCCCTGCAGAATCGCTTAATACTAAAGTAACATATCAGTAGCGATCAAGTAACGAGACAACTGCAATGTTAGAGATGTGTTACTGTGCCGTTAAAGAATTTACTATGGGACAAGCAATTACAATGCAGGAGCGGAATCTGGTAAGATTGTTCTTTGGTCTGCCGTAAGTTTGCTGAAGATTTAGCTTAATTGGTGCTGTTGGCAAAATCCGGAAGGTTCAAATTTAGCTCCTTTTGGATGATTTGCAAATTTTTTTCCAGATTGGGATTGATGGGAACGCCTTGTTTACGCACTTTTTGTTCTATTTCATATTCTTTTTCGCCAGCTACATAGATTCTTTGTTTACCAGGGAAAAGTTGGGCATTTTGTAAATCTCTGCAGATGGAACCGGTTATTTTTTTAAAGTTCTCCAAATCCGTAAAAAAATCCACATTGATTGCCAGAAAGAAATGTCCTAAACGGTAGGGAGCGGGTTTACCCTGTTCATCTTCTCCCATTAAGCCGTTCAAATAATTGCCATTTTGTAAAGCGGCGCAAATAATTTCTACGGCAGTTGCGAGTCCATAACCCTTATGGCTTCCGGTAATTTCTTCCGTTCCACCCAAAGGTAACATCGCGGCTTTCTGTTTTAATAAATCAATCAGCAGACCTTTTGTATCGGTGTAAGGTTTACCATCCAAATCAATTGCCCAACCAAGTGGGGTTTCTTTTTCTTCGCGAGCCAACTGTTCCACTTTTCCTCTTTGGGATATGGAAGTGGCGGCATCATATAAAAAAGGATAGGGAAGATCAGTAGGAGCTCCAAAACAGATAGGATTCGTTCCCAAAATGGGAGAAACACTATTTGTAGGACAAATAGAAGGGCGGGCATTGGAAAAATCCAACCCAATCATATTTTGTTTAATTGCCATTTCTGCATAATAACCACAAATCCCAAAATGAGTGGAATTACGAACTGCCACAGCTCCCAAACCATATTTTTCGGCTTTATCAATTGCCGTTTGCATTGCTTTTTGGCTAATAACTTGCCCCATTCCATTGTTTCCATCCCAAACAGAGGTGGCATATTTATCGCGGATTACCTCAATGTTAGTTAGGGGATTTTGTATTTTAGCTTGAATTCTATCATAATACATTTTTAATCGTCCAACTCCGTGTGATTCAATTCCTTTTAAATCACTGGCGATTAATACATCACTACAAATTTGGGCATCCGCTTTGGGCACGCCGAGTTTTATAAACACCTCTTGCATAAAATTTTGCAGAACTGTAACAGGTATATATTTCATTGTTTGGAACTCCTTATGATTCTTGAAAAACAACTGCTTTCAAGGGAGGAAAGCCATTAAAATTGACGCTCGAATAACTCTGAGTGTATGCACCGGCGGTAAAAATATACACTTTGTCACCGGGAACGGTTCCTTCGGGCATATGATAGTGACAATGTTCATATAAAATATCCATACTGTCACAAGTAGGTCCAGCCAAAATGATATCTTCCGCCAAACCCTTGCGGGGAAAATAGATAGGGAATTTTATGGATTCATCTATGGTTTCAATTAAACCGCCAAATTTTCCGATATCCAAATAGACCAATTGATAGAGATTATTTTTGGATTTCCGGGCAATATTTATAACTTCAGAAACAATCACACCGGCATCACCAACGAGGGATCTACCCGGTTCCAAAATGATATCTGGCAGATTATCGCCAAAATCCTCTTGAATAAAACGCTGAATTTCAGTGG
This region includes:
- a CDS encoding adenylate/guanylate cyclase domain-containing protein, producing the protein MTDRASMPHFRYYLIALLILVISLLLPYLPVFSILLKTLDLGIYDNILQAYNTFTHDENEGVYDQICIIDIDEKSIKDLGQFSSWPSIFFADLVNILAEDKPLAIAFDVFFTETDSIKGFARQRMSARFDKLGPNPEHILDAFSTDNNFTEAMRNAGNVYLAMFNSDYPSYTGALPDKLIAWNIQPKFYLNLQYPVPPIAEFTKAAKGIGFGNITPDVSGKIHDYPLFFQYNGKMYVNFSMQLCLDLLGIDKIEVNRNCKLISGKETVSELPLSPEGLFYFKYYGPGHSFRYISFSDVLFHRIPKGYFQDRIILVGTSAYGLKDNKITPLDRSYPGVELHSTFMCNLLEEDYIHWINNWWLLGINIVVLICLAFIIPRSKPLFSIGLFLFISLLSLPAVYILYAKASYTYTYSTLLIPWVFGFLAMFFTQAHEQGKEKKKIRDAFEHYVSPEVIGQMMKEPEKLKAGGEKKYISVLFADVRNFTTLCEQLTPTEITSFMHKYFNLATQIIIEQRGTLDKYVGDAILALFGAPVTYAGFEINAVQSALSICEISSVLQEEYQNHPILHNFQIGIGIATGEIIVGNIGSDRIFNYTGIGDKMNFGSRLEGLNKFYQTSIIIDDFTFQAVKNNFFCRHLDRVKVKGKNESCDIYEVIDTSANMQNKPDLAQIFHQYESALNLLIAKHQREAKALFEEVLLLMPTDEPTKIMLNRFDIINWDTWDGAWQFESK
- a CDS encoding 6-bladed beta-propeller — translated: MKKSLSMSVIILIGWAFLWAIPKPLQMVSASKDKKDAFGVDCFHLEGNIAYCVDNGRGIIKAWDITQKAFLGPVFIKLPVGTKINDLTGDENSLYVLDSKASAIYIYSYEGKYLRTISTKGSPDIQFGNAIRILVNYQGYIYILDSGRNELLSFTNEGMFLGKVQVMMPLSMCLSKDQKIRILVNLGQNQAVILYNQDLVSDNSIVLATPENKPDKLLDVAVNQYNELYVIYSICTKIGKVDAMGNLLPRSTWGSKNKNESMVSFQQPTAIKAIPYNGKTLVGILDGKVRSLKLYVDDEYSNTKPVEIPQLTLRPKLSESDEPQSIDYLYLNGTKYYIHKTTIPQDKTKKITDAITCVDKDSTIFNIYAAKEKNKGVKGFNALAIDNDKLLALDTKASKVFVYDRLSGDYIESFANKGSQNGCLNSPKSIAVDKEGMIYIADWGNSRIAVFDENTAHIRNIDLKSKVLKPQLLRISGQDLYFLANDTVIYKLSLTEDNTLQLVTSAGKISTFDLLYEDRVGYIDGITQQLNIIYNGINEHRYFAKNVKGTFPCFADISLLRYNPYTKTLLICDKTANCARLLTFYYSPQKPQTVFFTVNSSKQAVLSWEVAEGISRWIVTEKRSSEIFTYTVNEPHFVIDKPQKEICTYTVQSLSADNKAGPSSEEIADAYSYARYLSENKHYPEAVIALQLASKTFTGVNFAEEITDNCLKEAQLYISRNEFEKAIGSIDSLEKIIGAGIDTVIQRAEIYKMMNAYNLGIAALERYSNPNDKSILHELISLYYLDGNYYKVKDLCNIYVEKYNRDADILRYQVYAEEKTENYPAALNFMRELIAQEDNLDNNLKMGELLLKNNDYEAALNYLQRLMTKFNNQGADVIQKLMGDCFFAAGNYAYAVDKYTDAIHLNPSVAEYYYSLGSAYAKNRKAKEATENFAIAYQKVPTDVNYGFAYAQALDKEMRYSEALAVMDNIYQYIAIDSTTTAYHEFYHDLLVKEHRYDDAWREIQIALQYDPDNLVIQDKALKTEETRRYYNETRPEVEISFSEFYILYPALIGYFQTHPIGTLTLFNTRNISLEHITVTVTIPQITDRPFQTIIPSLMGGAEQQVDIIAPLNKEILDLCKYGPTTFAVDMQVEWVFDKNAKSDHKSGVIYAQSINSMDWNERKQYACFVNPADENLRNFVNTQIIQLFQTQPTSSLNKKIQRAVQIWSYYNVNGLKYISDNSSANLATSTVDYVQFPFQTLKQKAGDCDDLLVLLASSLSVIGIQCGFLDIPGHVVLVMNTGMNTEEILAGGFELNRFISDNGKYWLPLETTLLGKESFSVSWNEAAKQYNLLLSKGIYPELMEFDTLHKLYPPAPCTESISPKEFNNNVPAISQYQRDMESIMLMEKLSREEEFIATLQKYPTNFNVANQYALWCVENNRAEKAAELWNHILAKDPQNLAALINLGNLQLNNNDFAAARTNYLQAMSLNQNTDSILRNLCILEFRCGNQIQAREYFNLMSDKTILKKVNPQMYSELLNIGE
- the pruA gene encoding L-glutamate gamma-semialdehyde dehydrogenase, producing MFITVPVPKNEQLYSYALGSPERDKLKIKLQELSNDFLEIPAIINGKEIKTGNFGYCIEPHNHKHLLAKYHKVGKQEIDLAVEAAMQARTDWENMPFYHRSAIFLKAAELLSTKYRFLLNAATMLGQSKNVYQAEIDSACELIDFWRFNAYYAQKIYEQQPLVSPKGEWNFSEYRALEGFIFAITPFNFTSIAGNLPTAPALMGNTVIWKPAGTAVYSGYFIMKILKEAGLPDGVINFLPGSGAEISNFIIDSPCLAGIHFTGSTNVFNNIWKRTANNIHLYKSYPRIVGETGGKDFIFAHTSADVKALAVACLKGAFEFQGQKCSAASRLYIPDNLYDQWSKEMMEMLNTVKMGDVQDFSNFINAVIDKESYDRIKGYIEQAEKSADAEIVWGGKCDDSIGYFIQPTIIKTTDPMFCTMQEEIFGPVLTVYVYPECDYHKILELCDKTSPYGLTGSIFAQDRKAILEANNVLMHSAGNFYINDKPTGAVVGQQPFGGGRSSGTNDKAGSALNLQRWISARSIKENFVPDCDYRYPFMKEN